The window CTTCAGGCGGTAGCTGCCGTGCTCGGTGGCAACCACGATGCCGTGGCTGGTCTTGCCGCCGACCGGCAGCACCACCGCCATCGTGCCCGGCAGCGGCGTGGAGGTGAAACCGTAGTGCTGGAACAGCTCGCTGTCCTGCAGGCGTTCGCCGGCCAGCGCATCGGTCTGTACCAGCTGCACCGGCGGCTGGCTGTTGGCCTGCGCCAGCACGCCACGGAAAGCCTGGCGCACGCCGGCCAGGGCGCGCTGGACCCGGCGGTCAATGTCATGCCACATGAGGATTCTCCTGTCGGCCGGCCGCATCCGGATTCCAGATGCCGTCTTCTTTCAAGGTCAGGACCGTGGTGGCCGCCAGGCCACGACCGCCGCGGAACTTGCGTGCCATCAGGAAATACACCGCGTCCAGTCCGTGCGGCTCGCTGAGCAGGTGCACCCGCTGGCCCGGCGCCCACAGCACGCCGCCAGCGGTGCGGTGGCCACCGACTTCGGCCACCAGGCTCAGGCCGTCCAGGCGAGCGTCGTTGACCAGCTTGCGGGCGCGCGTCAGCGCAGCCTCGGCGCTGGCCACGTCGGCATCGACCACGTTGCGCGGCCGGTAATGGCCGACCTCGCGGTCGCAGGCGGTTGCCAGCACTGCATGAGCGCCGTTGCCGGCGGCGGTGCCGTGACTCTGGCCGAGCACGTTCACTTCCGAATAGCGTCCGGCCATGTTGCGGCTGAGTGACAGCGACAGCACGTTGTTGCCGGCACCGCTGGTGCGTACGACGAGGCTGGCCACCGGTGCGGCGGCATAGTCCGGGCCACCGACCACCAGCGTGCCGTCCGGTTCGAACCACGGCCACAGGCCCTGCGCCTCAGCCAGTCGCGCCAGCACTGCCCAGGCGGTATCGCCGGGTTCGGTGTCGACCTTGTCCAGCACCGGGTCGTGCGGGCTGCGCAGTGCAATGCGGGTGATGCCCAGCGGGCGCACCAGGCTGGCCAGTACCTCGGACAGTGCTGCCCGGCGGCCGTTGAACTGGGGGGCAGAGCAGTCGAGCAGGATGGCCGCACCGTCGCGGCCGTTGATTTCAAGGTTGTGCTGGCCGCGCGTCAGCGCATGGCGGATTTCGTCGATGCGGCCGCTCATTACCGTATCGGTGCCGACCCGGACTTCTACCGGCGCGCCGGGCGTCACCTGCGGCGGGAACTGCCCGTCCGGCAGCCCCAGCGTGACCTGCCAGGCGTCGGCCGGCGTCAGCAGGTCGGAATCAATGTCGTAGCGGTTCCAGTCGCGGTGGACCCGGCCGCCGATCAGCAGGCTGACCCGGTCGGGATCAAGTACTGCGGTGTCCAGTTTAACGGGCGTAGGCATGCAGAAAATCTCCGGCTTGCAGGGTGTTGGGATTGCGCAGTTGCGGATTGAGGCGCAGCAGCTCGCCGGCCCGGCCGGCGTCGCCGTACCAGCGGTATGCCTGCAGGTGCAGGTTGCCGGCGGCCTCGACCCGGCGTTGCAGCAGCGGCGGACGGGCAGCGATCAGGGCGATGGCCGCGTTCTGCAGGCCGAGCGCCACGTCTTTCAGTGCTTCAGTGACCGGACGGGCCGTCTCGACGGGATGGCTGTCGCGGCAGGCCTGCAAAGCAGCCTGCAAGGCCGCACGGGTGTCGCTGGCCAGTTGTTCGATCTCCTGTGGCGAACGGGCCGGGGCGGTGGCTTCGGCCGCCAGCAAGGTGGCTGCGGTGTCGGCCAGTGCAGTCGCAACCAGCAGCTGGAGCAGGGAGCCGGTGATGGCGACGTCGTCAGCTGCGGCCGGTACCGGCTGTCCGCCGGCCTCGTGGCTGCCGTCGGCAACCTGTGCCGCCAGACGCGGCAGCGGGCCGAGCGTATCCACCAGTGCGCACCAGTCGGACTGGCCGGCAACTGCGGAAAAATGCGGCTGGCGGGTCAGGCCGTACAGGAGTGCCGTCACATCACCGGCAAAGGCACGCGGTGCCAGCAGCGGATCCAGCGTGCCGGCAATGCTGCCCGGCAGCAGGCCCTGCAAGGTGCCCAGGGTACCCTGCAGGACCTGGCGCAGGGCCAGCTGCCGGGCCATCGGCACTGAGGCACGCAGCGCGTCGATGGCATCGGCAAACGTACTGATGCCGTATTCGCGGGCTGCCTGCGACAGCTGTGCCAGGGTGGCGGTCAGCTGTTGCGGCAGTTGCAGCAGGAACAGCGGATCGGCCGGCGTGGCTTCGACGAATTCCAGTTCGACCGTGCAGTAATCCGGCGATTCGGCATCGTGGCTGACCTGGTAGCCGGTCAGCTGGGCCCGCGGTACCGAGCCGAATACCGGATGCACCAGCTCGCCGTAACCGGGAAGCGAAAGCACGTCCAGCAGGCGTTGCAGGCGCTGCCCGTAGTCGGGGCCCCAGAACACGGCCGTCAGCTGGATCTGGCGCGCCTTGCTGCCGAGATCCTCGACATCGGCACCGTCACGGTACGGGTATTCAAGGCTGGCGGTATCGCGCCGGGCGGCGTCCTGGGTACGCTGGCAATCGAAGCGTACCCCGCGGAACGAGGCATCTTGCAAATGAGTGGTCCAGCTCATGTCAGCTCCTTCGGGCAGTGAGTTGGTTGGCGTGGTTGACGGCAGCGGCCAGCTGGCCGGCCTCTGCTTCCCGGGTGGCGGGCTGGACAGCAGACAGGCGGCGGACCATGGCGTCGAGTTGTGACAGCATGGATTGCAGCTGTCCGAGGGTCGCGGCCTCGGGTGCGCCCAGGGCGGGGCGTGTCGTCATGGCGGACAAGGAGCCAGCCGGGCCGGCGGCCGCGGGTGGTTGCCCCGGCTGCGCTCGGGCTATCGGGGTTCCTGCCGGTTGCGGCCGGCCGGCCTGTACTTCGCGCAGGTAGCGCGCAAACTTTTCCTTCCGGTCAGACAGACCGTTGTCGCCGCCATTGATACGGCGGGTAGCGGCTTTGACATCGCCGGCCCGGCCGGCCTCGGCCAGTCCGGGGCGGGACTGCCAGTACCAAGTGGCGATGCGGGCCGCAATGGCGGGGTCGGCGGCCAGATCCGGCTGGTTGGGCAGGTCCAGGCCGAGCACCTTGCCGGCGTGGGCATAGTTGTCCCGGCCGGTGAGCTGGATGAAACCGCGGTAGCGGTAGGCGTCTTCTGCCGTCCGGTTGCCCATGCGCCCGCCGTACATCAGCGCCGCTACAGCTTCAGGCCCGCTGGCCAGTGCGGCTTCGACCGCTGCCGTACCGTGTTTGCGGGCCGTTTTGCTGACTGCCATCAGTTGCCCGGCATTGCGGTACTTGAAGCTTTCGTTCAGGCGCTTGAAGCCGCCGCTTTCGTGGTCGACCTGGGCCAGGAACATCGCCTGCTCGTCCGGGTCGGTGATGCCGGCAGCGTGCATGGCGGCGATGACGGCAGCCTTGTTGGTCCGGCCGGCGTTTCCGCTCGTGCCGGAAGGCGCAGTAGCGCGACGGCGGGCCGGCCGGGTAGCGGTCCGTGAAGAGGCGGGGCGGGACGGGGTCGGCCGGGGAAGCAGCGGGGCGGTTTTTGCAGGGCGGGCCGGGGCATGGGGCGAGGTTGACGGGGCGGGCAGGATCCACTGGCCGACGGTGTCAAAAGCCTCGTCGATGAACTGGCCGTCGGCCAGCGCGCCCAGTTGCTTCCCCAGGGCCTTGTAGCCCGGATTGTCCGGGTTGTACGGGTCGGTCAGGATCTGGTTCAGCGTTTCCGATCTGGCGGCAAGGTCGGTGGCGATCGACAGTCCCCTGGCGATGGCGGAAATCTGCGGTGCCCCCAGCATGGCGGAGAAGTAGCCCACCACGTCCAGCACGGCCGAGGTCAGGGCGAGATAGTGCTTGGGTTGCAGGGTTCCGGTGGCCTGGTAGTCCTGGCCGATGGCCATCAGGGTGGTGTTCAGGTTGACGAGGCTGGCGCCGGAGGCCAGAGGGTTGACCTTGTCCGGAATCAGCGACACCAGGGCGCCGAGTCCGGCCAGTACGGCCGGAATGTCGCGCTTTGACAGGGCTTCCGGCAGTCTGGAGATTTCGTACAGGGCCTTGGCGTGCTCGGCTGTATTCAGCGGAACGTTGCGAGAAGAAGGGGAGGAAGACGGGCGGAGCCCGGCGGGGGCATTCATCGGGGGTGGCTCCTGTGAAACGCAAAGGCACGGGGCAGTGCGGGAACCGGTGGCCCGGTGCCGGACGTCCTGCCGGGCGGACCCGG of the Laribacter hongkongensis DSM 14985 genome contains:
- a CDS encoding glycoside hydrolase family 19 protein, whose product is MNAPAGLRPSSSPSSRNVPLNTAEHAKALYEISRLPEALSKRDIPAVLAGLGALVSLIPDKVNPLASGASLVNLNTTLMAIGQDYQATGTLQPKHYLALTSAVLDVVGYFSAMLGAPQISAIARGLSIATDLAARSETLNQILTDPYNPDNPGYKALGKQLGALADGQFIDEAFDTVGQWILPAPSTSPHAPARPAKTAPLLPRPTPSRPASSRTATRPARRRATAPSGTSGNAGRTNKAAVIAAMHAAGITDPDEQAMFLAQVDHESGGFKRLNESFKYRNAGQLMAVSKTARKHGTAAVEAALASGPEAVAALMYGGRMGNRTAEDAYRYRGFIQLTGRDNYAHAGKVLGLDLPNQPDLAADPAIAARIATWYWQSRPGLAEAGRAGDVKAATRRINGGDNGLSDRKEKFARYLREVQAGRPQPAGTPIARAQPGQPPAAAGPAGSLSAMTTRPALGAPEAATLGQLQSMLSQLDAMVRRLSAVQPATREAEAGQLAAAVNHANQLTARRS
- a CDS encoding phage baseplate assembly protein — translated: MPTPVKLDTAVLDPDRVSLLIGGRVHRDWNRYDIDSDLLTPADAWQVTLGLPDGQFPPQVTPGAPVEVRVGTDTVMSGRIDEIRHALTRGQHNLEINGRDGAAILLDCSAPQFNGRRAALSEVLASLVRPLGITRIALRSPHDPVLDKVDTEPGDTAWAVLARLAEAQGLWPWFEPDGTLVVGGPDYAAAPVASLVVRTSGAGNNVLSLSLSRNMAGRYSEVNVLGQSHGTAAGNGAHAVLATACDREVGHYRPRNVVDADVASAEAALTRARKLVNDARLDGLSLVAEVGGHRTAGGVLWAPGQRVHLLSEPHGLDAVYFLMARKFRGGRGLAATTVLTLKEDGIWNPDAAGRQENPHVA
- a CDS encoding DNA circularization protein, translated to MSWTTHLQDASFRGVRFDCQRTQDAARRDTASLEYPYRDGADVEDLGSKARQIQLTAVFWGPDYGQRLQRLLDVLSLPGYGELVHPVFGSVPRAQLTGYQVSHDAESPDYCTVELEFVEATPADPLFLLQLPQQLTATLAQLSQAAREYGISTFADAIDALRASVPMARQLALRQVLQGTLGTLQGLLPGSIAGTLDPLLAPRAFAGDVTALLYGLTRQPHFSAVAGQSDWCALVDTLGPLPRLAAQVADGSHEAGGQPVPAAADDVAITGSLLQLLVATALADTAATLLAAEATAPARSPQEIEQLASDTRAALQAALQACRDSHPVETARPVTEALKDVALGLQNAAIALIAARPPLLQRRVEAAGNLHLQAYRWYGDAGRAGELLRLNPQLRNPNTLQAGDFLHAYAR